The sequence CGCTGCTGGCGCGCAGGACGTCGTAGCCCGCCTGCCTCAGGCGGGCCTCAATGGTGTCGGCAGTGGACAGGGCCAGGTCCTTGCCGTCGTTAATGATCAGTCCGACGCAGGGCAAAGAGCGGCTCAGGTGGTCCCCCCAGAGTTTATGGGGATCAGAACTGTTCGAGGAAACGCAGGTCGCTGGTGAACAGGCGACGGATGTCATCGATGCCGTGGCGCACCATGCAGAAGCGCTCCACACCGAGGCCCGCTGCGAAGCCGCTGTAGCGCTCGGGGTCGATTCCCATGCCCTGGAGGACTGCCGGATCGACCATGCCGCAGCCCATCACTTCCAGCCAGCGACCACGCCACTGCACATCCACCTCGGCGGAGGGTTCGGTGAAGGGGAAGTAGCTGGCGCGGAAGCGCACCGGCAGATCGCCGAAGAACTGCTGAAGGAAGGAGGTCACCGTGCCGCGCAGGTGGCTGAAGTCCAGACCTTCATCAATGGCCAGCACCTCGACCTGGTGGAACACCGGGGAATGGGTGGCATCGACGGCATCGCGGCGATAGACGCGGCCAGGGGCAATGATGCGAATCGGCGGGGCGTTGTTCTCCAGGTGGCGGATCTGTACCGGGGAGGTGTGGGTTCGCAGCAGTTGGTGATCACCCAGATAAAAGGTGTCCTGCATGTCCCGAGCTGGGTGGTGCTCAGGGATGTTCAGGGCCGTGAAGTTATAGAAGTCGCTCTCGATCTCAGGCCCTTCCTCCACCTGATAACCGAGGCCAGAAAAGATATCGACGATTTCTTCGATCGTGCTGATCAGGGGGTGGCGGTAGCCCACCGGCGTGAAGCTCGCCGGCATGGTCACGTCCAGGGTCTCGCTGGCGATCCGCTCGGCCATCGCCGCACTCTTCACGGCCTGCAGGCGGTCGCTCAGCAGGGTTTGGACCTGCTCTTTGAGCACGTTGGCCCGCTGACCCACCACTGGCCGTTCATCGCCGGGCAGCTTGCCCATCGCCCCCAGCACCCCGGAGAGGCGGCCCTTCTTGCCAAGGAGACCCACCCGCAGGTCCTCGAGGGCAGCGGCATCAGCGGCGGCAGCGATCTCTTGGGCTGCTTCGGCCTCCAGCTGATCGAGTTGATCGGTGAGCTGCTGCAGGCTGACGGTGGCGCTCAAGGATCGGCTTCAACGAGCGCCGACTTTAGGTAGACGCCTGTTTCAAGGCCCTTAGCCTCGGGCCAGGCGAGACGGCACCGTGCGGATCCTGATCAGTAATGACGATGGTGTCTTCGCTGATGGCATCCGTGCCTTGGCAGCTGAAGCTCTTCGGCGAGGTCACCAGGTCACGGTGGTCTGCCCCGATCAGGAGCGTTCCGCCACGGGCCACGGTCTGACTCTGCAGTCCCCTTTGCGGGCTGAGCGCGCCGATGAGCTCTTTGCCGATGGCGTCACCGCCTGGGCCTGCAGCGGCACCCCAAGCGATTGCGTCAAGTTGGCTCTCTTTGCTCTGTTGGAGGAGTGGCCCGAGATGGTCCTCTCGGGGATCAACCACGGCCCCAACCTGGGCACCGACACCCTGTATTCCGGCACGGTCAGTGCGGCGATGGAGGGGACGATCGAAGGTCTCCCTGCCCTGGCGGTGAGCTGCGCGGATTACAAGTGGCGGGAGTTTGAGGCCTCCGCCCGCATTGCCCTGGACGTGGCCGAGCAGAGCCGCCGCGAGGACTGGGACAAGGGGATGCTGCTGAACCTCAACGTCCCGGCCCTGCCGATGGAGTCCATCGGGCAACTGCGTTGGTGCCGCAAGGCGGTGCGCCGCTACACCGATCAATTCGTCAAACGCACCGACCCGCGGGGGCGCACGTATTTCTGGCTGGCCGGAGAGGTGGCCAATGACCTGGAGGCCGAGGTGGCAGGTCCCAAGGAGTGGCCCATCGATGTGGCCCATGTGGCCCATGGCGGTGTCTCACTCACGCCGCTGCAGCCCGAGCTGTTCTGGCGCGGCGACCTCTCAGCCTTGAAGCAGCCTCACTTCGTCCGGTAAATCCGCTGCAGGAACCAGAGCGAGAAGATCAAGCCGATGGTGTGGGCAAAGAGCACCTGGGTGTTGCTCAGCACTGAGAGCATCTCGATCGAGGTGATCGGATAGCCCACCAGACTGCGGGCGCTGGTGCCCCCCACCGGAGAGCCAAAGAAGCCCGGGGCCTGCAGCGAAGCCTGAACAAACAAGCTGCCCGCTAAGGACTGGTAGCCCACCGAGGCGAAGACCAGCCCGAGCACATCCGCCAGCAGTCCTCGTTTGATGAGCTTGCCGGCTTCGCTGCGGCTGGGTTTAGCGGTGCTGCCCAGGGCCCGGCCAAGGCGCACCGTCAGCCAGCCCTGCCAGAGGCTGTAAAGCAGCACAAAGAACGAGATGGTGGTTAGGGAGAGGCCCGGTCCCAGTCCCAGGGCACGCTCGGAGTTGCGGGCCAGGCTGCCGCCGATGTTGTTGAAGAGCAGGACCCCCACAACCACAATCCCCAGGGCGGTTTGCGTCCAAAACCGGATCCAGGCCATTCGCCTCAGCCCTAGGGAGAGCAGCTGAAAGTCGAGGCGATCGGCCATGGGACGTGGGGGGATGCCCAAACCTGCCATGGGAGGATGCTCCTGGCGAGGCTTCAAGCGCTTTTGGTTGTGATTGCAGCGCTCCAGCTCCTCTCGATTTCTGCTTGCGCAGGCCAGTGATACCGCTGCTCGATCCAGGGCAGGCCAAGCGCCCCACGGCGGTGGCTCTGGGCAGTTTTGACGGCTTGCACCCGGGCCATCGCAGCGTGATCGCGGCCGTCACTGAACGAGCCGCACAGCTGGATCTTGTGCCAACGGTGGTCAGCTTCTGGCCCCACCCCCGGGAGGTTCTCTTTGGTGAGGCCCGCCTGCGGCTGGACCTGCCCGCCGAGAAATTGGGCCTGCTGGAGCCCCTGGGGATCGAGCAGTTGGTCCTGGTCCCCTTCACCAAGGAGCTGGCGTCGCTTTCCCCCGAGGCCTTTGTGCAGCAGGTGCTGCACGAGCAGCTGCAGGCCGGCTTCGTGGTGGTCGGCGAGAACTTCCGTTTTGGGGCGGGCCGCAGCGGC is a genomic window of Synechococcus sp. A10-1-5-1 containing:
- the pheS gene encoding phenylalanine--tRNA ligase subunit alpha — translated: MSATVSLQQLTDQLDQLEAEAAQEIAAAADAAALEDLRVGLLGKKGRLSGVLGAMGKLPGDERPVVGQRANVLKEQVQTLLSDRLQAVKSAAMAERIASETLDVTMPASFTPVGYRHPLISTIEEIVDIFSGLGYQVEEGPEIESDFYNFTALNIPEHHPARDMQDTFYLGDHQLLRTHTSPVQIRHLENNAPPIRIIAPGRVYRRDAVDATHSPVFHQVEVLAIDEGLDFSHLRGTVTSFLQQFFGDLPVRFRASYFPFTEPSAEVDVQWRGRWLEVMGCGMVDPAVLQGMGIDPERYSGFAAGLGVERFCMVRHGIDDIRRLFTSDLRFLEQF
- the surE gene encoding 5'/3'-nucleotidase SurE — its product is MRILISNDDGVFADGIRALAAEALRRGHQVTVVCPDQERSATGHGLTLQSPLRAERADELFADGVTAWACSGTPSDCVKLALFALLEEWPEMVLSGINHGPNLGTDTLYSGTVSAAMEGTIEGLPALAVSCADYKWREFEASARIALDVAEQSRREDWDKGMLLNLNVPALPMESIGQLRWCRKAVRRYTDQFVKRTDPRGRTYFWLAGEVANDLEAEVAGPKEWPIDVAHVAHGGVSLTPLQPELFWRGDLSALKQPHFVR
- a CDS encoding DUF3611 family protein: MADRLDFQLLSLGLRRMAWIRFWTQTALGIVVVGVLLFNNIGGSLARNSERALGLGPGLSLTTISFFVLLYSLWQGWLTVRLGRALGSTAKPSRSEAGKLIKRGLLADVLGLVFASVGYQSLAGSLFVQASLQAPGFFGSPVGGTSARSLVGYPITSIEMLSVLSNTQVLFAHTIGLIFSLWFLQRIYRTK